A single window of Nicotiana sylvestris chromosome 3, ASM39365v2, whole genome shotgun sequence DNA harbors:
- the LOC104235585 gene encoding palmitoyl-acyl carrier protein thioesterase, chloroplastic-like: MALMIKGISLHYPNNLSKIEQENEGLACIQNLKFGSLNPSKGKGRKNLKVTNASKSSSRNQHTINGKKINGVHVEEYPYLGQRGNDNNVVVEKTEGSSNNSNYLLGNFVDNRFVYRQSFVIRSYEIGPDKTATMETIMNLLQETALNHVASSGVGGNGFGATREMSLRKLIWVVTRIQIQVEQYSSWGDVVEIDTWVDAAGKNGMRRDWIIRDSNTRNIITKATSTWVIMNRETRRLSKIPEQVKAEVQPFYTNRCAIPTDQTDSEKIEKLNDETAEIISSGLAPRWSDMDANQHVNNVKYIGWILESVPINVLEEYNLMSLTLEYRRECRLSNVLQSMTTMREIATAAASENDGISSDMECTHLIRMEEDRAEVVRARSIWQTKQ, translated from the exons ATGGCATTGATGATCAAAGGTATTAGCTTGCATTATCCGaataatttatcaaaaatagagCAGGAGAATGAAGGGTTGGCTTGTATACAGAATTTGAAATTTGGATCTTTGAATCCTAGCAAAGGTAAAGGGAGAAAGAatttgaaggtgacaaatgccaGCAAGAGCAGTTCAAGGAATCAGCACACAATTAATGGGAAGAAAATAAATGGTGTGCATGTTGAGGAGTATCCATATTTAGGGCAAAGGGGCAATGATAATAATGTAGTAGTTGAGAAGACAGAAGGATCATCAAATAATTCAAATTATCTACTAGGGAATTTCGTGGATAATAGGTTTGTGTATAGACAATCCTTTGTGATTAGGTCTTATGAAATTGGACCTGATAAGACTGCTACCATGGAAACTATCATGAATCTCCTTCAG GAGACAGCTCTAAATCATGTGGCAAGCTCAGGGGTGGGTGGTAATGGATTTGGGGCTACCCGAGAAATGAGTCTTAGAAAACTCATATGGGTGGTCACTCGCATACAGATCCAAGTTGAACAATATAGCTCCTG GGGAGATGTGGTAGAAATAGATACATGGGTAGATGCAGCAGGTAAAAATGGAATGAGGAGGGACTGGATCATTCGTGACTCCAACACTCGCAACATCATCACAAAAGCAACAAG CACATGGGTGATAATGAACAGAGAAACAAGAAGGTTATCAAAAATCCCTGAGCAGGTCAAAGCAGAAGTTCAACCTTTCTACACCAACAGATGCGCAATTCCTACTGATCAAACGGATTCTGAAAAGATTGAGAAACTCAACGATGAAACCGCCGAAATTATCAGTTCTGGCCTTGCT CCACGGTGGAGCGACATGGATGCAAATCAACATGTGAACAATGTCAAATATATTGGATGGATTTTGGAG AGTGTGCCCATAAACGTATTAGAAGAATACAACCTAATGAGCTTGACACTAGAGTATCGACGGGAATGTCGCTTGTCAAATGTGCTGCAATCTATGACAACAATGAGAGAAATAGCAACAGCAGCAGCTAGTGAAAATGATGGAATTAGTTCAGATATGGAATGCACGCATCTGATTCGCATGGAAGAGGATCGAGCAGAGGTCGTTCGAGCCAGGTCTATATGGCAGACTAAGCAATGA